CGAATATTGATATACTATTTTTAGCTATCTTTACTGCTGTAATGGATGCGTTTAAAACTTTCAGGAATATTATTTTCTTTCAGGATTTATCTGATGAGGAAATTAATGTTTTGGTAAGCATCAGTACGCCCAAACTTCTTCGAAAAAAAGAAATACTGGCAGAACCGGGACAGTCTTTTAATCAGTTATTTATTCTTTCCAACGGATTACTGAGATTTTTCTTTGATGATGAAAATGGTATTGAAACTAATCTTTTTTTACCTTCAGAAAAAGAAGCTGCTATTATGGAGAGTCCGGAATCATTTTCGGAAAAAAGTGAAAGAAAATATACGATTGAAGCTGTTATAGAATCTCAGATCTTTTTATTTAACAAAACTGAATTTGAAGAATTGGCATTCCAGCACAGAGGAATTTATAACGCGTATCTGAAATCTTTAAAACAGATCATTAACACTTTAAAGGTACGCACCGAGCAGCTTTGCTCCACCTCTCCTCATTCACGATATGAAGACTTTCTGGAAACCCGTCCTTTCACTTCTCAAAACGCCAATAGAAAGTATATTGCTAATTTTCTGGGCATCACTCCCAATTCGCTTTCAAGGATGACTGCAAGGGTTCATAAAAAAAGAAACGAAAGAAAAAAATAACTTAGGAATACTTTTTCTCACTTTATTCGATCTATTTTTGCTTACTCAAAATACTGTTACACAAATTATTAAAAGCAAAAATGAGAAAAATATCATTTACAAAACACTATCTATTATAGAAATATTATTAGGACTTTAAGTTAACCAACTGACATTGATTAATGTTTCGGTTACCATCTTGTTTTACATTTCATTCTACCTTATACAATTATATTATGCAAAGAATATCCATACTTCTCTGCCTGTTACTTTCATGCAATTTTGTTCAGGCATCTACAGGCGGCATAGAAGATCATATAGCTGATGGTGCATCCTGGCTCATCTTACTTGTTTTACCTTTTGCCGGGATCTACCTTTTCTGGAAAGTTCACATTTATCCGGAGAAAGTAGCCGAAAAAAAGAATCATCCTCAGCTCAACGCCATAAAAAGTATGTGCCTCCTTTCCCTTGTTTTTGGAGGCCTTTTATGGCCGATTGCCTTAATCTGGGCGAATTATGATTACACCAATCAGAATGAACAAAAAAAAGATTCGGAGACTACTGAACCTGAAGAAATTAACACAATTGAAAATTAACCAACATGCTAGAATTACTCATTGCGATATATGCCGGAATCTGCTGGCTTCTCATTAAAAAGTTAAAATTAATTCCCTGGACATTTACCACTCAGGTTGTGGTATACTCTCTTCCCATTTTTGGATCTATCGCTTTAATATTAAGCCTCAACTACTATTGTCCCATTACTTCTGACGTGAAGGTCGGGAACAGAAGTGTTGATATTACTACTCAGGTGCTGGGAAAGGTAAAAAAGGTATACGTAAAAACCAATCAGGAAGTAAAGAAAGGGGATACTTTATTTGTATTAGACAGAGAGCCCTATGTACAGGAAATTAAATCGCTGGAAGCGAAACTCAGCAATATGAAAGCTACCGTGAGCTCTTACAATACAGATATTTCTGCTTCCCAAAAAAATATTGCAGGATTACAATCACAGTTGGATTTAGCTAATAAGAGAGTGAATCAATATAAGGAACTTGTGGATGCAGGCGCTGCTAACAGATTTGATCTGGAACAGGCAATAACCAACGTAAATGATCTTCAGTCGCGAATCAGTGCAGCTCAAGCACAACAACAATCTTTGGAAACAAAATCTAATGCTTCTTACAATGGAGAAAACTCTTCAGTATCTGAGATTCAGGCAAAACTGGATCAGGCAAAATGGAATCTGTCTCAAACTGTTGTTTTAGCTCCTACAGATGGAACCATCCCGAATGTTCAGCTTAATGAAGGAGCAATTATGGCTCCATTTAAATCTGCTTTTGTTTTGATCCAGAAACAACAATCTGTTATCGGATTCTTTGCACAGAATGAACTTGAAGCGGTAAAAAACGGTGATGAAGTAGAGCTGGCTCTTAAAACGGAACCGGGAAAGGTGGTTAAAGCCAAACTAGAATACGTTATTGATGCTACCAGCCAGGGAATTATGAATAATGCCGGAGGAATGCTGGGTGGAAATGGCTCTACTGCAGGTCTTCCTGATACTGCCAGACAACTGCCGGAAACAGACGGAAAACTCATTGCCAAATTTATACTGGAAGACCATCAAAAACAATTGACTGTGGGTGCCAGAGGAACTGCGGTGATCTATTCGGACCATATCAAACCTTTACATCTTATCCGAAAAGTAATGGTACGAATCAACAGTAAAATCAACTTCCTGATCCTTAAACTTCACTAATATGTATAAAAGATTAATGATACTGGGAATGCTTTCTTTGGGACTTAGTTCATGCATTGGCTACAAAGAACCTACCAAAGAAAATATTGCCCAGTTGAAGAAAAATAGTGAAATAGCGTCTCCTATTACGATTCCGGATGACTGGATTTTTGACCGAAATGCCAACATAAGATCACTTTCTTATGACTGGATTACAGATCTTAAGACTCCTCAGCTGGAAACTTTTATCAATGAAGGAATGCAATATAATGCTGACATCATCATTGCTAAAGAAAAGCTCAATCAGATTGAGCTGGCAATGGAAATTGCGGGAAGTAATCTTTATCCAAGTGTGAGTGCTGTAGCTAATACCTCTAATAATCTGGTGAGCGAAAGTCAGATCCGCCGTCTTGCATTGAAGGCCAATTGGGAAATTGATTTATGGGGTAAAAATAAATCTGCGCAAATGGCCAGTACGAGTGATTATTTCTCTGCCAAACATCAGAATACACTCCTATACCAGTCAATTGCTGCCATGATTGCCAAAGCATATTATCTTAATATTGCAGGGAATATTCAGGAGAATAAGATTGAAGGTTATATTCAGAAAACCAAAGAACTTGAAAAGCTGTATACTATTCAGAAGAAAGTAGGAACAGCCAATGCGTTGGATCTATCTAATATTGCTGCCGAAATTATTTCTTTGGAAGGATATCTTGAAAAAATCAGAAATGCCAACACACAGTCCAGAAGATCTCTTGAGCTTTTAACCGGAAAATATCCTGAAGGAAAACTGGAAACACAGAATTTTTTCATTCCTGTACAGAACAACATTCCTTCGACTTTTCCATTAGAGCTTTTGGAAAACAGATCTGATATTCAGGCTTATCATTTTCAGATAGAAAAATCTTTTTACGAAGTACAGCAGGCTAAAGCAGCAAGGCTTCCTTCTCTTAATATAAATACTTCTTTAGGAACCGCGGGAAGTAATGTAGAAGCGATCAACTCTTTATTCTCGAACCCATTATTAAGAGTGGGTGGTGGATTGGTCTCTCCTATTTTCAATAATGGAAAACTTAAAAAGAATGTAGAAATAAAAACTTCTCAGCAAAAACAGATTGTTGAAGAGTATTCAAAAGCAGTTCTAAATGCGTTAAACGAAGTGGAATCATCATTAGCCAATCTGAACTCTATTGAAAAACAAAGTGATTTCAGCCGAAAAGCCATCAATGAGCTGAACACTAATATAAACCTTACCCAAAAGCAAATTAAGGTAGGAACCAATAACAGTTTTATCCTGATCCGGAAACAACGGGATCTTCTTAAAAATGAAATGAACCTCATCAATCTTGAGCTTCAGGACAAAATGGAACGCATCAACCTTTATATGGCTCTGGGTGCCAAGAACTTCATATTTTCATAATTTTATACTCAATAAAGACTGTTGAAATATTATCACCAGTCTTTATTCATTTTATTCCTTTAGCTTTAATGGGGAAGTTTATCTCTGAAATACCCATACACCCAGGTTCCGGCAACAGCACTTAAAAGAGTAACAGATACTGCCAAGGCTCCTGTTCCGATCTGGGCAAAAAGCGGCCCTGGGCAAGCTCCGGTAATCGCCCAGCCAAAACCAAAGATCAATCCTCCATAAATCTGACCTTTATTGAATTTTTTAGAGGTAAATGTAATGGGTTCTCCGTACATTGTTTTGATATTGAATCTCTTAATCAGCCACACTGAAAGCATTCCCACTAAAACAGCACTTCCAATAATTCCATACATATGAAATGATTGCAGGCGGAACATTTCCTGAATTCTGAACCAACTGATGACTTCAGCCTTCACGAAAATAATTCCAAATATAATTCCCGCTGCCAAATATTTTAAGTGGTAATACCACGGATGCTTTAATGTACTTTCATTGACGCAAAGAGTATCCTGATGACTCATATTTTGCTCTTGTTCTTTTATCATTGATTTGATTCTTAAAAATTAAACTTACAGGGCTAGGATTATTGGTAAAATAAGATTGGCCATTAAAAATCCACCAATCATAAAGCAAATAGTCGCTACCAAAGAGGGCCATTGCAGATTGGAAAGTCCCATAATAGCATGACCACTGGTACATCCACCGGCATATCGGGTTCCAAAACCTACTAGAAATCCTCCTATTACCATCATGATGAATCCTCTTAGGGTCAAAAGACTTTCAAAATTCATTAACTGAGACGGGACAAGATTGGTATAATCTGTAATTCCGTAGCGTGCTAATTCAGTTTTCAGACCGGGATTAACACTCATTTCAGATGGATTCATTAAAAAATTATTTGCAATCATTCCTCCGAAGAATATTCCTAGTACAAAAAACAGGTTCCAGGCTTCTTTTTTCCAGTCATATTTAAAAAAGTTGACGTTAGCCGGTATACAAGCTGCACAAATATGCCTTAATGAGGAACTGATCCCAAAGGATTTATTACCCATTATCAGTAAGGCAGGAACGGTAAGCCCAATTAACGGGCCTGCAATATACCATGGCCACGGCTCTTTTATAATCTCCAACATATCTATTGTATTATTTTATTTTAAAACTTTAGTTTGACACAAAAAATCACTTTTGGAAACTTCAGTAGCAGCAATCGCTTTAAAGCCCCCTTCAATTTCTGTAAAATTTCTATATCCTCTAGCCTGAAGGATACTGGCTGCCATCATGCTTCTATATCCTCCGGCACAATGCAGATAGAAATGCTCCTCTGGCCGAACCTCATTAATCCATTCATTAATATACATCAAAGGTTTGCTGTAAGCTTCATTCACATGTTCGGCTGCATATTCACTTTCTTTCCTTACATCAATAATTTTTACTTCTTTGCCTTCAATTTCTTTTTCAAACTCTTCAGCAGAAATACGGTTCACAGTATCAGTTTCTTTTCCATGATTCTTCCATGCTTCAAAGCCGCCTTGTAAAAAGCCCAGAACATGATCAAACCCCACCCTGCTTAATCTGGTTACAGCTTCTTCTTCATCTCCCTGTTTTGTTACTAACAGAATAGGTTGATTTACATCTGCAATCAATGCCCCTACCCATGGAGCAAAATCACCATCTAATCCTATATTGACAGATTGCGGGATAAATCCTTTAGAAAATTCACCATTGTTTCTCACATCCAGTATCAAAGCCCCGGAAGCTTCGGCTACTTCTTCAAACCTTTGAGTGGTAAGAGCTTTTAATCCTTTCGACAAAACTTCATCAAAGCTATGGGATCCTTTTTTATTCATCATAACATTCATTCCAAAATAAGCTGGTGGCGGGAAGAGCCCGTCTGTTACCGCCTGAATAAAACTTTCTCTATCGATCTGATTAAGCGCATAATTTGTTTCTTTTTGGTTCCCTAATGTATCAACAGTTTCCTTCTGCATATTCTTACCACATGCCGAACCTGCCCCATGAGCCGGATAGACCGTAATATTATCATTTAAAGGTAATATTTTATGGTATAAACTATCATACAGTAGCCCTGCCAGTTCTTGCGGTGTCCTATTTGCTGCTTTTTGGGCAAGATCGGGACGGCCTACATCACCTAGAAAAAGGGTATCTCCACTGAAAAGAGCTTTCTCATTTCCTTGTTCATCAATCAACAGATAGCAAGAGCTCTCCAAGGTATGTCCTGGAGTATGAATCACTTTGATCTTAACATCTCCAACTTCAAATACCTGATTGTCTTCGGCAATAATAGCCTCAAATTCGGGATTTGCAGTAGGCCCATAGACAATTGGAGCATTTGTTTTATTGCTTAAATCAATATGTCCACTAACGAAATCAGCGTGAAAATGGGTTTCAAAAATATATTTTAACTGTACCTCATCTTTTTCTAATCTTTCTACATAAGGCTGGGTTTCGCGTAAAGGATCGATAATGGCAGCTTCTCCGGCTGAAGTAATATAATAAGCTCCCTGCGCCAAACATCCTGTATACATTTGTTCTATTTTCATCTTATTTATTTTAGATTTTGTTTTCAGATACAAATTTCCTGGTTTCTATTCTCCTCTACAGCTACTTTTGTTACATAAGAAAGGTTTAAAGAAATATTTCCCTGGTGATTATATAAACACCCATTACCAGAATAAACCATCCAAAAGCAGGTTTTAATTTTTTTCCATCAACATTTTTTGAAATTTGTGAGCCAATGATAATTCCAACAATAGCAATACCTGCGATGGAAACAAGGAAATCCCATTCTATTTTTGCGTTATTCATGGATGAAAAAAATCCTATCAAAGAATTTAGAGAAATAATAACCAATGAAGTTCCTATTGCTGTTTTCACGGGAACTTTCAGTAGATTCACCAATGCCGGAATAATCATAAATCCTCCTCCTGCACCTAGCAGTCCGGTTAAAATACCGACTAACATTCCTTCGCCGGCAGCCAGCAAAGCTTTATTTTTATTCAATTCATTATCATCCATTTCTCCGGAAGCCTGATTCTTAATCATTTTATAAGAAGCCAGAATCATCAAAACGGCAAAAATTAACAGTAGAAAAATGTTTTTGGTTAGTCTCCAATCTTTTATACTGAGAAGTTCTTCCGGAATTAGAGGAAGAAGATAAATTCTGGTTAAAAAAATGGAAATAACAGAAGGAATTCCAAATATCAAAGCTACTCTAAAGTTGACCAGCCCTTTTTTAAAATACGTGATTGAACCTACCGCACTACTCACTCCCACAATAAAAAGAGAGTATTCTGTAGCCAGTAAGGCATCGATTCCGAAAAGATATACTAGTACAGGAACGGTCAGAATACTTCCGCCTCCACCAATTAAACCTAAAGAGACACCGATTAAAACAGATGCCGCATACCCTATAATTTCCATTTGCTCCAATATTCTGATGCAAAAATGGAGTTGTTTGGGGAGAACTACAGTTACTTTTGTTACATAACAGAATTTTGAATACAGATACCGTTAATATTTATCTGTTTGTTCTAAACACACAAGTTTATTTTTATAACACTTTTGTGCTTTTTGTAGTTATACAAGAAGGGTAATTTTGTTTCTTCCCAGCTTTAGTCTTCCGTCATCTTCAAGTTGTTTCAGAAGTCTTGATACTACTACTCTGGCAGTTCCCAATTCGTTGGCAAGCTGTTCATGGGTAATTACAATCCTATCAGAACCTGTAAGCTCAGATTTTTTCCGGAGAAGATTCAACAGTCTTTCATCTACTTTTTTAAAGGCAATGGCATTGATAATATCGAGTAATTCTTCGAACCGTTTATGATAAAGCCTGAAAATATAATCCAGCCATTCCGGATGTTCTTTAATGAATGATGAAACTTTATCTACAGGAAGGAAAAGGATTTCGGCTTCTTCTTCTATCTCTGCTTTTACAATGCTTTTTTCATTATGCATTCCGCCCAGGAAAGACATGATACAGCTCTCGCCTGCTTTGATATAATATAGCAGAATTTCACGTCCATCTTCTTCCGTCCGGATCACTTTCAGCATTCCTTTCATCACTATGGGAATAGAACGTACAGATGCATTTTCGTCTAAAATAATGTCTCCTTCACGGTAGTTTTTGGTAATGCCATACTGGTATAGTTTTTCTACCAGATCAGGTGAAGAGGAGAATTCAGAAGAAAGTATGTTATCTTGCATTTTGTTATATTGAATAGGGCTAATTTACGCCAATTTCATCAACAAACAGCCACGCTTTTGAATCAGCCCCAGGATTTCCGGCTGGAATAATGCCTGCATTTTCAATAATCACTTTCAGGTATCTCGCCTGTTGTTTTCCGAAATTCAATTGTATCTTTCCTTTGGCATTTTGAATTTCCTCCTTTCCTATTTCTTTGATGATTTTAAAATCTTTATTGTTATCAGAAACAAAAATTTTAGCAGACTTTGCAAGATGAATCCAGCTTCCTTTGTTTTCCAGTGTATTAAAATAGATTTCTGAAAAATCGGTTTTCTGCCCGAAATCAATGGTGGCTACTACATCTTTTCCCTGGAAACCCAGCCATGTTTTACCTAATTGTTTTACATTTCCGATAATTCCGTCTAACAGAGTAAAAGCTCCACCGAATGAGTAATTTTCACTAGGCTGCTGCTCAAGGGTAATTGATTTACCTGTTGATTTTGACACCGTAAATGGTTGTGAAGAAACAGCACTTTTCAATTGTCCGTCTTCAAAATAAGCAGATTTTACAGTCAAAGAGTTGGGTATGGAAACAGGACCTTCATAGACTTTAGAATGTATTGTTGGAATACTTCCGTCCAATGTATATCTGATACCGTTTGGATTTTGTGAAGTAGAAAGTTCGTAGGCAATCCCGTTGTTTGATGGAATTACTTTTCCTGAAATATTATAAATACTTTTAGCATAATTAATATTCATGTTGTCCAGAATTTTGAAATGGCTGATGACTCTGTTTTCAAAGTTTTTATAATTTTTGGGGTCTGAAGTTCCCCATCCCACTTCAGAAAGCGCCATCAACCTTGGAAAAATCATGTACTGCACCTGTTTGAAATCCAGAATATATTCTGTCCACAAATTAGCCTGAACCCCTAAAATATATTGAGACTGTTCAGCATTTAACTCAGCAGGAATCGGGTTATATGAATACACTTTATCCAATGGTGTAAATCCACCGAATGCATTAGGTTCAGACTGTGGATCTCCCTGATAATGGTCAAAATAACAGTATGCTCCCGGTGTCATCACAGCAAAATGTTTTGATTTTGCAGCCTCAATTCCTCCATGTACACCTGTCCAGCTCATTACCGCTGCATTAGGAGCCAATCCACCTTCCAGTATTTCATCCCAACCTATAATTTTTCGTCCTTTACTGTTGATGTATTTTTCAATTCTCTGAATGAAATAACTTTGCAATCCATGCTCATCCTTTAAATTATTCTTTTTGATTAATTCCTGGCAATGGGCACATTCTTTCCATCTTGTTTTAGGACATTCATCTCCTCCGATATGAATATACTGAGATGGAAACAACTTGATAACCTCATCTAACACGTTTTCGAGAAACTTAAATGTTTCGTCTTTAGGGCAGAAAACATCATCAAAGACGCCCCATTTTGTAGCAGCTTCAAAAGGTCCTTTGGTACAGGCTAATTCCGGATATGCTGATAAGGCAGCTAAAGCATGACCAGGCATTTCAATCTCCGGAACTACTGTTATATGTCTTTCCTGAGCATATTTCACCACATCTTTGATCTGTTCCTGAGTATAAAAATAGGGACCATAAGGCTTTCCATCAAATGTATTATCCACATAAGCTCCAATCATTGATTCTTTACGTTTGGAACCAACCTGTGTAAGTTTTGGGTATTTTTTGATTTCAATTCTCCATCCTTGGTCATCGGTTAAATGCCAGTGAAAAGTATTCAGCTTATACATTGCCAGATAGTCAATGTATTGTTTTACCTCATCTACTGTAAAGAAGTGACGGCAGACATCAAGATGCATTCCACGCCATGCAAATTTTGGTTGATCCTCTATTTTCATAGCAGGAATTTTTCCTACTTCTTTATATTGTTCAATGATTTGAATGATAGTCTGAAGTGCCAGGAAATAGCCTTGATCTGTATAGGCCTGAATGGCAAAGCCTCTGGGTGAAACTTCAATGGCATATTTTTCTTTTTCCTGCTCAGGAGTTAAAGGAACCAACGATGGCGGAAACAATACCCTTACCAAATTAGCTCCATCTTTTTTTCCATAACCAAAAGTGAAAAGCTTTGCAAAGTGTTTTTTGAAGTATTCCGTTTCCGGTTTTGGAGTATTGTCTTCAAATTTAAAAGTTTTAGGAATGATGAATTCTCCTTTTAAAAATTCAATTTTCTGAGGGTAAGGAATAACATTCAATTTATTTTGAGCAAATAGCAGGTTTGAAATCAACACAAAAAATACTAAAAAGGTTCGGACCATTGGATGGGGTTAAAGTTTTAGCTAATATACTTATTTTTCAAAACTTTCAAATGGTTCACATTCTATATTTTAGCCCTAAAAACCGGGATTTAACTGCCTGAAAAATGATAAAAACTAACTTAAAAAACCTATTGTCCCCGTAAATAACTCAATTAATACACAATAATTATTTAACTTTCTATAAATTTAAAAATCAAACATTTACATTAATAAAAACCTCTTTTTTTTAATCAAAAAAAATTGTGGTTTATTTTTTGATAAGCTTACGTCACTTAAAAGATTAAACATCTAAATTTGTAAAAAAATACAATGAGAAAAAGCATTTTTATAGCAGCTGGATTATTCCTTTCAATTTCTACACAGGCACAACTTCTTGATATTCTAAAATCAACAGTTAAAGACAAAACAGGAATTGATATCAATAATCCACAGGCTCCCAAAGGTTCCACAACCGCTACAACGACAAATACGAACACCACTACCACGATTCCCACTTCTACTTCAACTAAAACATCTCCTCTTAATGTTGGAAATCTTACTTCAACACAGATTTCTTCCGGATTAAAGGAAGCTTTAAGTATCGGAGTCACAGATGGGGTAAAGAAACTGGCATTAACAGACGGTTTTCTGAAAAATGAGGCGGTAAAAATCTTAATGCCTGAAAAATTAAGAAAGGTGGATGCAACGCTGCGTTCTGTAGGTCTAGGCAGTCTGGCGGATGAAGGGGTAAAGTTATTAAACAGAGCAGCTGAAGATGCTGTAACAGAAGCGGCACCTATTTTTACGAATGCCATTACTTCTATGACCATTACAGATGCTAAAAATATTTTGTTAGGAAGTAATAATGCCGCAACAAGTTACTTACAAGGCAAAACCCAATCTCAGTTATTTACCGCTTTCCAACCGAAAGTAAAAGCTTCTTTAGGAAAAGTGGGTGCTGATGCAGTTTGGAAGAATTTGATTTCAAAATACAACACCTTTACAGGACAAGCTGTAACCACTGATCTTAACGAATATGTGACCACAGAAACCATCAATGGAGTATTCAAAATGGTTGCGGATAAGGAAAGCGGAATCAGAAATACACCAGCTATGAGAACTACAAGCATTTTGCAGAAGGTTTTCGGAGCGCAGGATGCTAACAGATAGAGAAGGTAACTCTAAATACTAAAAAGGTTGTTTCTTTTGTGAAACAACCTTTTTTATGCTTTAATTTCTTTTGTCTTGAAACAAAAGAAACAAAAATTCAAGACTTGGATTTCTACGCTAAAAATAAATTCTGTTCTCTAAAAATTTTCTTAACGTTCACAGAAATTATTTTTTTAACGCTCCAAGCTCCTATGTCAGTTAAAAAACAAGCTTATGTGAAACCTATGTGGTTTAATTTTTTCACCACATAGTCACATAGAATTAAGTTTATTCGTGCGTTCGTGACGATTAAAAATCTGCGTAATCTCCAAAATCTGCGAGATAAAAATGTAGTTTTAAGAGATTCTTCATTCCGCATTGCTTCATTCAGAATGACAGAAAAATTCCTGATTCAAATTCTCTTTTATTTCTGGAATATTATGGAAATTGAAATAAAAAACCTTGCGGTGGGCAAGGTTTGTATTGTATTTAGAATTGCATTTCAGGAATTTCACCTTCAATGATAAGGTCTGCTTCTGTTGCTTTGATAATATCTTCTACTGAAACGCCCGGGGCTCTCTCCAGCAGTTTGAACCCTTTTGGAGTCACTTCCAATACGGCTAATTCAGTCACTACTTTTTTCACACAGTTTACACCTGTCAAAGGAAGTGTACATTTTTTAAGGATCTTACTTTCTCCAGCTTTATTTACGTGCATCATGGCAACGATAATATTTTCAGCAGAAGCTACTAAATCCATTGCTCCTCCCATTCCTTTTACCATTTTTCCCGGAATCTTCCAGTTGGCAATATCTCCGTTCTCTGAAACTTCCATCGCTCCAAGGATGGTAAGATCTACTTTCTGACCGCGGATCATCCCAAAACTAAAGGCAGAATCGAAGAATGAACCTCCTTCTAAAATAGTAATGGTTTGTTTTCCGGCATTGATGATATCTGCATCTTCTTCTCCTTCAAAGGGGAAAGGCCCCATCCCAAGAACTCCGTTTTCACTCTGGAATTCTACGGAAATACCCTCCGGAACATAGTTGGCAACCAAAGTCGGAATTCCGATTCCCAGGTTTACATAATAACGATCTCTCAGTTCTTTTGAAATTCTTTTGGCAATTTGTTCTTTTGTAAGCATAATTAAAACTTAGACTGCAATTTAATTATTTTCAACCGAATACAAAAGGGATTTCTGTGGATAAGGAGGCTGGAAGTTGAAAGAAGGAAGCTGAAGGTTAATTTGAGCCAGAAAAGAAATACAGTTACTTATATATTTTATGCCTTCCGGCATCCAGTTTCAAATCTTCCTCAACAACAGATGTTTGTCATTAATAATTAACATCGTTAGTAAAAATAATATCATTAATTTTGTATCCTTATTTAACAGAATGAAAATACTTTTAAGATACCTTAAACCTTATCAATGGCTGATTGTTATTTCTTTGCTTCTGGCAACCATTAACCAGGTTTTCTCTTTATTTGCTCCTGCAATTACAGGGAATATACTGGACCAGTTGGTCACTCATCCTAATTTTTTCGACAAGGAAAAACTTTTACCCAGAAATATAGATGAATACCTTTATGGGAATTCAGTGTATCATGGTGCTTTCTACTTTTTAGGTTTACTTATCGGAACTGCCATGGTAAGTAGAATTGCTAAGGCTTTTCAGGATTATGTAGTGAGTGTCATTACTCAGAAATTTGGGGCTAAGATCTTTACAGATGGTCTAAAACATTCAATGGCATTGCCTTATCAGGAGTTTGAAGACCAAAGAAGTGGTGAAACCTTATCAATTTTAACTAAAGTAAGAGAGGATTCTGTCAAGTTTATCACCAATTTCATCAATATTTTCTTTGGGATTTTAG
This Chryseobacterium sp. G0162 DNA region includes the following protein-coding sequences:
- a CDS encoding DUF4197 domain-containing protein, whose product is MRKSIFIAAGLFLSISTQAQLLDILKSTVKDKTGIDINNPQAPKGSTTATTTNTNTTTTIPTSTSTKTSPLNVGNLTSTQISSGLKEALSIGVTDGVKKLALTDGFLKNEAVKILMPEKLRKVDATLRSVGLGSLADEGVKLLNRAAEDAVTEAAPIFTNAITSMTITDAKNILLGSNNAATSYLQGKTQSQLFTAFQPKVKASLGKVGADAVWKNLISKYNTFTGQAVTTDLNEYVTTETINGVFKMVADKESGIRNTPAMRTTSILQKVFGAQDANR
- a CDS encoding CoA transferase subunit B, with the protein product MLTKEQIAKRISKELRDRYYVNLGIGIPTLVANYVPEGISVEFQSENGVLGMGPFPFEGEEDADIINAGKQTITILEGGSFFDSAFSFGMIRGQKVDLTILGAMEVSENGDIANWKIPGKMVKGMGGAMDLVASAENIIVAMMHVNKAGESKILKKCTLPLTGVNCVKKVVTELAVLEVTPKGFKLLERAPGVSVEDIIKATEADLIIEGEIPEMQF
- a CDS encoding family 20 glycosylhydrolase — translated: MVRTFLVFFVLISNLLFAQNKLNVIPYPQKIEFLKGEFIIPKTFKFEDNTPKPETEYFKKHFAKLFTFGYGKKDGANLVRVLFPPSLVPLTPEQEKEKYAIEVSPRGFAIQAYTDQGYFLALQTIIQIIEQYKEVGKIPAMKIEDQPKFAWRGMHLDVCRHFFTVDEVKQYIDYLAMYKLNTFHWHLTDDQGWRIEIKKYPKLTQVGSKRKESMIGAYVDNTFDGKPYGPYFYTQEQIKDVVKYAQERHITVVPEIEMPGHALAALSAYPELACTKGPFEAATKWGVFDDVFCPKDETFKFLENVLDEVIKLFPSQYIHIGGDECPKTRWKECAHCQELIKKNNLKDEHGLQSYFIQRIEKYINSKGRKIIGWDEILEGGLAPNAAVMSWTGVHGGIEAAKSKHFAVMTPGAYCYFDHYQGDPQSEPNAFGGFTPLDKVYSYNPIPAELNAEQSQYILGVQANLWTEYILDFKQVQYMIFPRLMALSEVGWGTSDPKNYKNFENRVISHFKILDNMNINYAKSIYNISGKVIPSNNGIAYELSTSQNPNGIRYTLDGSIPTIHSKVYEGPVSIPNSLTVKSAYFEDGQLKSAVSSQPFTVSKSTGKSITLEQQPSENYSFGGAFTLLDGIIGNVKQLGKTWLGFQGKDVVATIDFGQKTDFSEIYFNTLENKGSWIHLAKSAKIFVSDNNKDFKIIKEIGKEEIQNAKGKIQLNFGKQQARYLKVIIENAGIIPAGNPGADSKAWLFVDEIGVN
- a CDS encoding Crp/Fnr family transcriptional regulator, producing MQDNILSSEFSSSPDLVEKLYQYGITKNYREGDIILDENASVRSIPIVMKGMLKVIRTEEDGREILLYYIKAGESCIMSFLGGMHNEKSIVKAEIEEEAEILFLPVDKVSSFIKEHPEWLDYIFRLYHKRFEELLDIINAIAFKKVDERLLNLLRKKSELTGSDRIVITHEQLANELGTARVVVSRLLKQLEDDGRLKLGRNKITLLV